Part of the Solanum pennellii chromosome 10, SPENNV200 genome is shown below.
TCAACATCCTGTATGACATGTTTACGACTACAAGATAAAATGACATTTTCGAGACATTATACATATTCAATAGTCTTTGCAGGGCTAGAAGTTAAGTAATTATCATCTCAGAAtattattttagtaaaaattttcaatattttttcctaCTGGTGATTTGTCAAGTTCATTGAATGAAGCTGGTTCCCAAAGGAACAAAGGCATTAAATAGTCCCATGTTCCATGTTGGTAATAGGGCTAACATTACTCTTAAAGGGCAACCAAACTCAGCTTAATCACAATAAGGACTGCAAGTTGCAATAGCTACCAACCTTAATTTTCCCTTTATAAAAGGGCATTTCCACTGTCCTAATAAATGAATCAGATCAGGTGTAGCTTAGTGGACTGCAACAATAATATATACTTAGTATGATCCTACAAGTGCGTAGGATGTACCGCAGATTTTATCTCTAGTCATCTACCTTTTACGGGATAGAGAGGTCgactcaaaaaaaaatcagtaaTGTGAGTGCAAATCTTGAAAACCATGGTTCAAATCCCAACAGTAACATAAAAATACTAGGTAACCTTTTCTATTGTCTGCCTTATTCTCGCAGCCCCTGatcccacttgtgggatttcactggatatgttattgttgttgtcgtcTGCCTAATTCTTGGTGGGCAAAGTGACTTCAATGCAAGTTATAGTTCacatcaaaatcataattttgcTAGCAGGTTCTGGCTCCTGTACACAAGCTTGAATTGATTTCGTCGAGACTAGCAGAAGAACAATTGCTCTAGAAATTGCATGTACTGAATGGCTAGCTTTAACCACAACGAAACCAAAAACTTAAAAAGTGAAGGATCTCAAAAACATTTAGTTCATGTACTTAATCATATAACCAATCCAAGTGATGATTCTTATAGTAAAAAACTTGTAGTAAAATAAGCAAGACTGGTAGTGTGATCAAGAACAAGTATTATGAAAGAATATCATATAATGATTAGTTGTATTATCACTCAAGCAGGGCTTATGAGAATGTTGTCACTGTTTGGACTCACCAAAAATATTGTCATACCCGTGTCGTGTCCTCCAATAATGCACTACTTCCGAAGCATCTTACACGCACCTCAACAACATTTTTTAAGAGTCCAAACAAGTCTAAGCCTAGGCATTCTCTTCCTCAAAGTTCATTTTTAAGTAATTTGCCTAAAATCAACAATTATAAATGGAAGCCATCATTAATTAGTTTAATCTCCAACACCAAATAACACAAATCTTCAAAATTATGTACACCTTTTTTCACCACTCATTATGAACTACACAATATAATCATTAATTTCAAAAGCAACTAGCTTTCAACGTAATCGAAAAACATAATAGTAATATTAGGatttggccaaaaaaaaaatttggaccATTTCTCGATTTGTGCGTGTCATCCTTGCGCAGGGGCCATGCTAATCTTCTCTGTATCGTTCCAATTTTATCGGATGTCCCCGAAGGGACGAACATGCATGTAACAGTTTCccaatataaagaaatactGCTTCGTTCCCCAAGCGATGCGGGAGAACTGAGAAGTCTGAACAAATTGGGCCTCTCGTTTACGGCCCACTTGGTTGATAACTAAATGGGCCGGCCagtttaattatgaaaaaattactaaaatacacatcttatatttttcttatttttaatattcacgtcttatatttttcttatttttaatatcctCTTCTATTTGTAAAAATCTCTAAAATCTGTTATTTCTGTAAAGTATTTGAGCCAGTATTCGaactacatattatgtattcggtttattttataatgaatccGAGCTagtatttaatgtatccgagctacatattatgtatccggtttattttataatgtacccgagctagtttttaatgtatccgagctacatGTTATGTATCCGGTTTATGTTGTAATATATCTGAGATGTTCTTTAATGcatccgagctacatattatgcaTCCAGTTTGTGTTACTTTTTAAGGGATTAATGTAATTTCAAACTAAAGAGGGATagattataatttcatattaaaactatgtGATTCCTAATATTTATCCTTGAAAATACGACAAAAAAATTCCAATTAtacttttatcatgatttctaATAAtgttatatcaaattatttatcaattttaaaaatcaatataacaagttttttaaaaatacttgacCAGAATATAGCGAAATtgaaacatgattttttttttcttctcgaacacatataatattcatatcgTGAGGATAAAATAATCAAACCCCTCCAAATTAATGTTTTCTTATGGCGTTTAAGAAAAAACGACCTAATTTTGAGACGAAAAtagtttatttgaattttaaattgttaagtaacttttttttttgggctaACATCTCAATGTTTAATGACAGATCATAGAAAATGCCAATCTGAATCAACTAAATCATTCAACAAGAAATGTATTTGCATTTTGAAACCTCGTTACTTATTAAGTAGTGACCATAAGTTTGCTTGTTAGATAATTATCTTTCCTACCTTCTTTTGATGTTAATCGAAACAGACTCGATAGAGGTAAGGTCCACACCCCAAACTCCACTTATGAAATTACATCAGGTGCGTTGGGGTTGTCGTCACCTTCTTTTGACAATAACATTaatacattctttttttttactggACAAATAATTGACAGAAGAAGCTTTTGGCAAAAAACACAATTCACTGGCATAGTTGTCCCCTTACTTGTACATGATTTTCGAGCTTCAAAGGTGATATTTTGATCAACACTTTTAACTATAAAATGAGGCAAGACTATAGTACTGATAAGTGATAACCAAGCTTCTAAGCTCTCAGCATGAAGGCCTTACTGGCTAGGAACAGCACTTGCAGCTTCTTCTAAGATTCTTTGGGGTTCGGTGTCAGGTGCAGCAAGCTCACTAGGGGTCTGCAAGAATCACACGTCACATTGAATCGATCAGACATCAAAAACCTCCGAACTACAAATGTTAAATCGATGAAGAAATGTTGCATCAGCTGCTAACCTTTCCATATACATTGGTCCTAGAAGGATAAGCGCCTGAAGCTAGCAATAATCTAATAACATTTGCATGTTCACCTCTAGCAGCATGATGAAGAGGCTATTCAAAATCAATCAAACACGATTAGTGACAAGATGCTGCAACGAGTACCTACACTCAGCTACCATAGAAGTCTGACGAGCTATTTTCGTACCAAATACATGTGATGATTGTGTTTTTTACTGTTTAGATCCACAGAACTAAAatcgaaaaataaaattttagttgAAACATGAAACCTCACCGTATCACCTTCTACATCAACAGACTCCAACATCCTCTTCACACAATCAGGATCAGGGGCACTGTTGATCAGCAGTTGGGCAATCTCCGTATATCCTGTTAAGGATCGAATCTTTTTTATGGAAATGAATTGATACacttcaaaaatatgaaaatagagGATAGCAACTGTGACCGTGAGTTATCACTATGAACTTGGAAGCATATGACTACCTCCAGCACAAGCATCATGCAACGGGAGTGCTCCATCTTCATCCTTAGCCTCCAAAGAAGCTCCCCTCTCTAACAATAGCTGGATGgaaattaaaatcaaagatgTTTGTTATCCTTTTGGTTATAAGATCATTAAGAGACCAAATGATCAATAAAAATGGcgaatttatgaaaataaactAGCTAAAAGTGACCAACCTGCACGCAAGACAGATGGCCATATAAACAAGTTAGATGAAGAGCAGTGTCCCCATCTTCAAGAGGTTGATCAATGCTGCCAGTCAAATTATCTGCACCAGTCCATCAGGTAAGAACACCCATGAATATGATGCAAAAATGGAAAACAAGGTTATATTGAACAAGTTATTCAactttcaccaaaaaaaaaaattagcaactTCAACTCAAATACAATCCGAATGCCGAGTTAGTTCTCTAGAGAGAGGCAACATAATGCTCATTGCAGGCCTGCCAAAGTCACCCTGTTCTAGACTTAGACTAACGTTATATAGAATGAGGACGAGAACAAGTCAGAATATTATTTCAGATATCAACATAGTTGCAAGTTTCGGAACCTACAGAACAACAGCCAAAGAGTGTATGAAGTCGGAATTCAAGGCAAGCCCCTCAGGACTCTGCTGAACCAAATTGTGCAACCTACTTTCACTGTAAATAGAACTTATAATAGTTCGGGATGATTCTACATAGCTGGGCAGAATGGTGAACTTCGAAGGCAAAAGAGAGAGTTATGAAAGATCATATCTCGCATCTCTCGCTCACTcactctctcacacacacaaaaTTTCATGGGCATCGGCCTTTGAAGAGTCCAGCTCAATTTCATTCCTACTCCTTTGATTATCCTCGAGATTGAAACAAAATAGAGCTCCACAAACCAACCTTATTGTTATGAATCTTTGGCAACAAGGTGATGAATTACCTTTTAGTACATTCCttctttcaaaaattataattaaatcaagACTAAGAACCACCAATTTACTCACAACATAAAGTTTTCATCTTTCAAACAATTAACCCCCATTATAGAACTCATCCAAATACCTCTTGCATCATCATCTATTTATCTTCCACCACACACTACATCACACTCAAAAACCCACATTTATcccaaaattaaaaaggaaattatctTTATCACCCCCGCCCACCCCAAAAAAAACCCTTACCTCCACTTCCCCTCTCCGCATGTAGCTCAAATTCTCCGAAAATGCTGTCACACCCGTGTCGGAACCTCCTAAATTACACTACAATTAGAACCCTCCCACACACCCATGGAGAATTTTGAAGAATCCGAGCAACATAACTCTAACACCCCCCACCCCCTCTCAAGACCAAGCACtaaatcacaatcacaatcacaaaaAACAATCCCTTTCAAGAACTACTAGCACCAATTTACATTTCCCACAATAATAAACATCAAATACAAATCGATAAAGGCAAAGACAATTACCTAGGGCATGACGGAGGGCGACAAGGTTTCCATTCTCGGCGGCGTCAAAGAGGTTGAGGAGGTGAGGGGGGACGGAATTGGTGTCCTCGAACTCAAATTCCTGCTCGAAAAAAGCATCTTCTGCTTCCTCTTCTCCATTCCTACCCCTTGGTATAGCCATCTCTCTTCTTTTGCTCAACAAACTGATAAACCCTAATCTGGAATCGGAGAGAGGGCTTAAACCCCACTCGATGAAAAGCATTTACATTTTAGCCACTTTTTGTGgccaatattttatttttttagccacaaataattaaaaagaatattacaATTATAGCCATATAAGGAACATCACTAATCCCTTTTTTCTTCGTATCCGCATTGGAGCCGAGCTAAATGTGAATTCACGCCAAAAAACCGCTCCCTAACAAAGGCAGTTCTGTAGACATATTAAAGATGCATGAGTATT
Proteins encoded:
- the LOC107031964 gene encoding tankyrase-like, translating into MLFIEWGLSPLSDSRLGFISLLSKRREMAIPRGRNGEEEAEDAFFEQEFEFEDTNSVPPHLLNLFDAAENGNLVALRHALDNLTGSIDQPLEDGDTALHLTCLYGHLSCVQLLLERGASLEAKDEDGALPLHDACAGGYTEIAQLLINSAPDPDCVKRMLESVDVEGDTPLHHAARGEHANVIRLLLASGAYPSRTNVYGKTPSELAAPDTEPQRILEEAASAVPSQ